The genomic window GAACCTGACAGGCCGTCAAAGCGTTGAAAATAGTTGATTTCCCGGCGTTAGGAAGTCCCACAATGCCAATGTTTAAACTCATGAAGAAGCTCTTCTCAAAATTCGACTGAATTTACCAGCAAGAAAAGTCTTTCATTCGTCAATTTAGTTATATTATAAACCCGCTTTCAGGAAAAAATGGATCAGAATACGCGCATAAAAAATCTTTATAAGGCTCTGGAGAGTCGCATTCTTGTGCTCGATGGTGCCACGGGAACCGCTATTCAGGGGAAAAATTTGACCGCCGAGGACTTTGGCGGACCTGAACTGGAAGGATGCAACGAATATCTTGTCATCACCCGTCCCGATATTATCTGCGACTTTCACGAAAATTATCTCGAAGCCGGTGCCGATATTATCGAAACGAATACGTTTGGTGCCACCCCGCTGGTGCTTGAAGAATATGGTTTAGGCGCCAGAGCGTATGAGATAAATGTCGCGGCGGCAAAGCTTGCGCGTGAGGCGTGTGAAAAATATGACACAGCCGACAAGCCCCGTTTTGTGGCAGGTTCCATCGGTCCCACTACCAAAGCCATATCGGTAACCGGTGGTATAACTTTTGAAAGTTTGGAAGAGCATTTTTATATTCAGTCCAAAGCCCTTCTGGAAGGAGGCGTCGATTATTTTCTGATCGAAACGTGTCAGGATACACGCAACATCAAAGCCGCTTTGCTGGCGATGGATCGCCTTTTCAATGAAGTCGGTTTTAAAATTCCCGTTGCTGTTTCCGGAACGATTGAACCGATGGGAACAATGTTGGCGGGCCAGTCGGTGGAGGCTCTCTTTGCGTCTTTAGCCAACCGCGATCTTCTCTACATCGGACTCAACTGTGCCACAGGTCCCGAATTTATGACGGATCCTATCCGCACGCTTGCGACCCTTTCTTCTTTTTGTGTGGCGTGTGTACCGAACGCGGGTCTTCCCGACGAATACGGAAATTATCTGGAAACACCGCAGATGGTGGCGCAAGTGCTCTCCCGTTTTGTGGAAAATGGCTGGATCAATTTGCTCGGCGGCTGTTGTGGTACCGGTCCCGATCACATCAAGGCTCTTTCGGAACTTGCCAAAACGGGAAAACCACGCGTTCCAAAAAAAACTCCGCGGTCTTTTCTCTCCGGTGTTGATTATCTGGAGATCACCGATGAAATGCGCCCGGTGATTGTTGGGGAGCGAACCAATGTTATCGGAAGTAAAAAATTCAAAACTCTAATCTCTGAAGAAAAATTCGAGGAAGCCTCCGATATTGGACGACTCCAAATAAAAAACGGGGCCCAGATTATCGATATCTGTCTTGCGAATCCCGACCGTGAGGAGATGGAAGATATGCGTCGCTTTCTGGAATTTGCGGCGAAAAAAATTCGCGCGCCGTGGATGATCGATTCAACCGATGAAAAAGTCATTGCGATGGCCCTCACCTACAGTCAGGGGAAAGCGATTGTCAATTCTATCAATTTGGAAGATGGAGAGGAACGCTATGAAAAGGTAATTCCCCTCGCCAAAAAATTTGGTGCGGCGTTGGTGGTGGGAACCATTGACGATAATCCATCGCAAGGGATGGCGGTAACGCGTCAGAGAAAATTGGCGGTGGCGGAACGTTCCTACAAATTGCTGACGGAAAAATATGGAATTCTTCCGGAGGATATTTACTGGGATCCGCTTGTTTTTCCGTGTGCCACCGGAGACCGGCAATATGTGGGTTCTGCCGTGGAGACGATCGAGGGCATCCGTCTCATCAAACAAAAATATCCGCGCACAAAAACGGTTTTGGGAATTTCCAATGTCAGTTTCGGTTTGCCTCCTGCGGGACGCGAAGTTTTGAATTCCGTTTTTCTTTATGATTGTGTCAAGGCGGGGCTTGATCTGGCCATTGTCAATTCCGAAAAACTTGTTCGTTACGCCAGCATTCCACCCGAAGAAATAAAACTGGCCGAAGATCTTTTGTATAATCGGGGCGGTGATCCAATTGCCACTTTTGCGGCGCACTTTAGAGAGCGCAAAAGTGTTAATAAGGCTGAC from Deltaproteobacteria bacterium includes these protein-coding regions:
- the metH gene encoding methionine synthase; amino-acid sequence: MDQNTRIKNLYKALESRILVLDGATGTAIQGKNLTAEDFGGPELEGCNEYLVITRPDIICDFHENYLEAGADIIETNTFGATPLVLEEYGLGARAYEINVAAAKLAREACEKYDTADKPRFVAGSIGPTTKAISVTGGITFESLEEHFYIQSKALLEGGVDYFLIETCQDTRNIKAALLAMDRLFNEVGFKIPVAVSGTIEPMGTMLAGQSVEALFASLANRDLLYIGLNCATGPEFMTDPIRTLATLSSFCVACVPNAGLPDEYGNYLETPQMVAQVLSRFVENGWINLLGGCCGTGPDHIKALSELAKTGKPRVPKKTPRSFLSGVDYLEITDEMRPVIVGERTNVIGSKKFKTLISEEKFEEASDIGRLQIKNGAQIIDICLANPDREEMEDMRRFLEFAAKKIRAPWMIDSTDEKVIAMALTYSQGKAIVNSINLEDGEERYEKVIPLAKKFGAALVVGTIDDNPSQGMAVTRQRKLAVAERSYKLLTEKYGILPEDIYWDPLVFPCATGDRQYVGSAVETIEGIRLIKQKYPRTKTVLGISNVSFGLPPAGREVLNSVFLYDCVKAGLDLAIVNSEKLVRYASIPPEEIKLAEDLLYNRGGDPIATFAAHFRERKSVNKADKQKLPLMERLPRYIIEGSKDGLADDLNEILKTMKPIDIINGPLMQGMDEVGKLFNANQLIVAEVLQSAEAMKSAVACLEPFMEKSETAARGKVILATVKGDVHDIGKNLVDIILSNNGFEVVNLGIKVPPEQLITAIREHNPDIVGLSGLLVKSAQQMVVTADDFAKAGVDVPMLVGGAALSSNFVDKNISKSYSTGTVAYASDAMNGLELAKVIVDPEKFEKLKKELLAKRTKLKEEVGPSAEAKTKESPKRIFIIQPLPFSNLPIPSDFNRHVIRNTPIEQVWKYINPLMLYGRHLGIKGGVLRKLEKGEGQDEPKAKEIWNAVQAVKKEYANTVVMQPSAVYQFFKASSEGNSLFVYPEKEKPVVFNFPRQQKGDGLCLADYTLGKKNEEVLDSVALFVVSVGREVRELAEKLKNSGDYLRSHILQALALESAEAYAELLHAQLRKAWGFPDAVDMTMMDRFQAKYRGKRYSFGYPACPRLEDQALLWTLLKPEEIGVQLTEGFMMDPEASVSALVFHHPQATYFSVGFGKENQE